One Vibrio gallaecicus genomic region harbors:
- a CDS encoding DUF3081 family protein, with protein MVYKISPKEIFQAHSLIMHLGKDTALGKMYEGVESSWNEDKKEIRMRTEGAQLKVKDLKRYHIDYANEDKKNRLFEKLHKILEEH; from the coding sequence ATGGTTTACAAGATTAGCCCGAAAGAAATTTTTCAAGCTCATTCCCTAATTATGCATCTAGGCAAGGACACTGCTCTTGGTAAAATGTATGAAGGTGTTGAAAGTAGCTGGAATGAAGATAAAAAAGAAATCCGTATGAGAACGGAAGGGGCGCAATTAAAAGTAAAAGACCTAAAACGTTATCATATTGATTATGCCAATGAAGATAAAAAAAACCGACTATTCGAAAAGCTGCACAAAATACTAGAAGAGCATTAA
- a CDS encoding DUF2061 domain-containing protein, translating to MIKTATFAAIHFTIATLVAFSLTGDFLLGSLIAMVEPSINTVAFYLHEKAWQKVPYLKRHESMTQIKTASFAVIHFSVAFTVTYALTGDAFIGGLMATIEPAINSVAYFFHEKVWLKRKQEKGFASNGMVCA from the coding sequence ATGATCAAGACAGCAACGTTTGCAGCAATCCATTTTACCATTGCAACCTTGGTCGCTTTTTCGTTAACAGGCGACTTCTTACTAGGCAGTTTGATTGCCATGGTAGAACCATCCATTAATACCGTCGCCTTTTACTTGCATGAAAAAGCATGGCAGAAAGTACCTTATCTGAAGCGTCATGAATCAATGACTCAAATAAAAACCGCAAGTTTTGCTGTCATTCATTTTAGCGTTGCATTTACTGTAACTTACGCATTAACAGGCGATGCTTTTATTGGTGGACTGATGGCAACTATTGAACCTGCAATTAATTCAGTCGCGTATTTTTTCCATGAAAAAGTATGGCTTAAAAGAAAGCAAGAGAAGGGGTTTGCTAGCAATGGGATGGTTTGTGCGTAG
- the nagB gene encoding glucosamine-6-phosphate deaminase encodes MRLIPLSNKAKVGKWAARHIADSINKFAPTAERPFVLGLPTGSTPLTTYAELIELYKAGEVSFKNVVTFNMDEYVGIDPNHPESYRTFMHENFFNHVDIQAENINLLDGQADDIDAHCAAYEEKIRSYGKINLFMGGVGIDGHIAFNEPGSSLSSRTRIKTLTEDTRIANSRFFDGDINQVPKYALTIGVATLLDSEEVMILSVGHNKAQALEMAIEGSVNHMWTVTALQMHRKAIIVADEPAQQELKVKTLRYFQELEAENIQDL; translated from the coding sequence ATGAGACTGATTCCATTAAGCAACAAAGCAAAAGTAGGTAAATGGGCTGCACGTCACATCGCAGATTCTATCAACAAATTCGCTCCAACTGCTGAGCGTCCGTTTGTTCTAGGCCTTCCTACAGGTAGTACTCCTTTAACTACTTACGCTGAGCTAATTGAACTGTACAAGGCTGGCGAAGTAAGCTTCAAAAACGTTGTAACATTCAACATGGATGAGTATGTAGGCATTGATCCTAACCACCCAGAATCTTACCGTACTTTCATGCACGAGAACTTCTTCAACCATGTCGATATCCAAGCTGAAAACATCAACCTTCTTGATGGTCAAGCAGACGACATCGATGCTCACTGTGCAGCATACGAAGAAAAAATCCGTTCTTACGGCAAAATCAACTTGTTCATGGGCGGCGTAGGCATTGATGGTCACATCGCATTTAACGAGCCAGGATCTTCTCTATCTTCTCGCACTCGTATCAAGACATTGACTGAAGATACTCGTATCGCGAACTCTCGTTTCTTCGATGGCGACATCAACCAAGTTCCTAAATACGCACTAACTATCGGTGTTGCTACTCTTCTTGACTCTGAAGAAGTAATGATCCTTTCTGTAGGTCACAACAAAGCGCAAGCTCTTGAAATGGCTATCGAAGGTTCTGTAAACCACATGTGGACAGTTACTGCTCTACAGATGCACCGTAAAGCTATCATCGTTGCTGATGAGCCAGCTCAACAAGAGCTTAAAGTTAAGACTTTACGCTACTTCCAAGAGCTAGAAGCTGAGAACATCCAAGACCTATAA
- a CDS encoding DUF413 domain-containing protein, with protein MSETEFRHGKKRFYDTNKFPRGFAKSGDFTLVEEEILTLFGDTMLALETGELLPTNSEEKHFLRVLAHPHKAKSKLEQVWLKYIRLARGRRRFHTLNGCKRAGSFREEYENDLVLEED; from the coding sequence ATGTCTGAGACTGAATTCCGACACGGAAAAAAACGTTTTTATGACACCAATAAATTCCCACGAGGTTTTGCCAAGTCAGGCGATTTTACTCTTGTAGAAGAAGAAATCCTAACCTTGTTTGGCGATACTATGCTTGCGCTTGAGACTGGGGAGCTGCTACCTACCAACTCTGAAGAAAAACATTTTTTAAGAGTATTAGCTCATCCGCATAAAGCTAAGTCAAAATTAGAGCAAGTGTGGCTTAAGTACATCAGGCTCGCTCGCGGGCGTCGACGTTTTCATACTTTGAATGGTTGCAAGCGCGCAGGCAGCTTTAGGGAAGAGTACGAGAATGACCTCGTTTTAGAAGAAGATTAG
- a CDS encoding LysR family transcriptional regulator — MDVKVFRTFLEVARVRHFGRAAENLYLTQAAVSARIKQLESYFDTQLFIRDRNNIKLTSSGERLIGYAEVMVTTLQQAKFELSLESGKALQLTLGGTPNIWDAYLQNCLSVVTDSFGGYGFMAEVMGREQLNRNLLERTLDMAFAFDQIKAEELNCKKVADLVLVLVSTKPDNLESVFEHKYVYVDWGTRFGSEHAERHPKVPAPYLRTSTARIALDFILEKGGSAYLPASLVEPFIASGQLYKVTGVEDWYRPIYLSYRKSSTSVEAIVQVEELVKEIDPSTAYTLQQAAEPATD, encoded by the coding sequence ATGGATGTGAAAGTATTTAGAACCTTTCTTGAGGTTGCTAGAGTGCGACATTTTGGTCGTGCTGCAGAAAATTTGTACCTGACTCAAGCGGCAGTAAGTGCTCGTATCAAACAGCTAGAAAGCTACTTTGACACTCAGCTTTTTATTCGTGACCGTAATAACATTAAGCTCACTTCTTCTGGTGAGCGTTTGATCGGTTACGCGGAAGTGATGGTCACCACTTTGCAGCAGGCAAAATTTGAGTTGTCTTTAGAAAGTGGAAAAGCACTTCAATTAACGTTGGGCGGAACCCCGAATATTTGGGATGCGTACTTACAAAATTGTTTAAGTGTGGTGACTGACTCATTCGGTGGGTATGGTTTCATGGCTGAAGTGATGGGGCGGGAGCAACTGAATAGAAACTTGCTGGAACGCACTTTAGATATGGCGTTTGCTTTCGACCAAATTAAAGCAGAAGAACTAAATTGTAAGAAAGTGGCTGATCTAGTTTTAGTGTTGGTGTCGACAAAGCCTGACAACTTGGAATCTGTATTCGAACATAAATACGTGTATGTCGATTGGGGCACCCGTTTTGGTTCTGAACACGCTGAGCGTCACCCTAAAGTACCCGCACCTTACCTACGTACTTCAACTGCTCGTATTGCGTTAGATTTTATTTTAGAAAAAGGTGGCAGTGCCTATTTACCTGCATCTTTAGTTGAGCCATTTATAGCTTCTGGTCAGCTCTATAAGGTGACGGGTGTAGAAGATTGGTATCGTCCAATTTACTTAAGCTATCGTAAGAGCAGTACTTCTGTAGAGGCGATAGTGCAAGTTGAAGAGCTGGTGAAAGAGATAGACCCTTCTACAGCTTATACGTTACAACAAGCTGCAGAGCCAGCCACAGATTAG
- a CDS encoding glycerol kinase: MPEKHSTSSMAKLRQIDAKQLFSELKASGYIVRAKDKWVLTERGEKFGGEYVEHSKFGTFIVWPENLLIDHASTSGKNFTATQVAKHFELSAKKINLLLSELGWIVKSEQGWQITETGLKAGGEQREDKQTQNQYVVWHDTIVRHKRLRQSVVEFLGQDAESHSTDASLSSFRQKFEAKHRTLDGHYVRSKGELIIDNWLYMAGVVHAYERPLPIEQDVMSDFYLPSGKVYVQYWGTDSGKVDDKKRIATTLIYEKHGFALIELFPDDIANLDKVLPFKLRQYGIKAY; encoded by the coding sequence ATGCCAGAAAAACACTCAACTTCCTCGATGGCAAAGCTTAGACAAATAGATGCAAAGCAGCTTTTTAGTGAACTCAAAGCCTCTGGGTATATAGTGAGAGCAAAAGATAAATGGGTACTTACTGAACGAGGTGAGAAATTTGGTGGGGAATATGTCGAGCACAGCAAATTCGGAACATTTATCGTCTGGCCAGAAAACCTACTGATTGATCATGCATCTACATCTGGAAAAAACTTCACCGCCACACAAGTTGCCAAGCACTTCGAGCTTAGTGCAAAAAAGATTAACCTACTCCTAAGTGAATTAGGATGGATTGTAAAAAGTGAACAAGGTTGGCAAATCACAGAAACAGGCTTAAAAGCAGGCGGCGAGCAACGCGAAGATAAGCAAACCCAAAATCAATATGTGGTTTGGCATGACACGATTGTTCGCCATAAAAGGCTTCGCCAGTCGGTTGTGGAGTTTTTAGGTCAAGATGCTGAAAGCCATTCAACTGATGCCTCACTTTCCAGTTTCAGGCAAAAATTTGAAGCCAAACATCGAACACTAGATGGTCATTATGTTCGTTCAAAAGGCGAGCTAATCATTGATAACTGGCTCTATATGGCAGGCGTAGTACACGCTTATGAGCGCCCTCTTCCTATTGAACAAGATGTGATGAGTGATTTTTATCTACCATCTGGCAAAGTCTATGTACAATATTGGGGAACTGACAGCGGTAAGGTTGATGATAAAAAACGCATCGCCACGACTCTCATTTATGAAAAGCATGGCTTTGCTTTGATTGAACTATTCCCAGACGACATTGCCAATCTAGATAAAGTGCTACCTTTTAAGCTTCGTCAATATGGTATAAAAGCGTATTAA
- a CDS encoding MltR family transcriptional regulator: MPIQPSHETELLEALSEADSASECLLAAYDALDDTVDALLHNIFHKDDYAVKFVVEPLLSNDGPLGDIMVRGKLLLGLGVISKEVYDDIEIFVTLKEWAKIQDNNVSFTEVDVLFELNRVNAIQKIMPIDYDEDLVKTMSGPMLEMFLGRHHQKVQSTIVLAITDIVNLLCRENALTS, from the coding sequence ATGCCAATACAACCGAGCCATGAAACTGAATTATTAGAAGCGCTATCTGAAGCCGATAGCGCTTCTGAGTGTTTGCTTGCAGCTTATGATGCGCTGGATGATACTGTGGATGCTTTGTTGCACAACATCTTCCATAAGGATGATTACGCAGTTAAATTTGTTGTGGAGCCTCTACTGAGCAACGATGGTCCGCTTGGTGACATTATGGTGAGAGGGAAACTTCTGCTAGGTTTAGGGGTAATCAGTAAAGAAGTGTATGACGACATTGAAATTTTTGTCACACTAAAAGAGTGGGCAAAAATACAAGATAACAATGTGAGCTTCACTGAAGTCGATGTGTTGTTTGAATTGAATAGAGTCAATGCAATCCAGAAAATTATGCCTATCGATTACGACGAAGACCTGGTGAAAACCATGTCAGGACCTATGCTGGAAATGTTCTTAGGTCGACACCATCAGAAAGTTCAGTCAACCATTGTGTTGGCTATCACCGATATAGTAAACCTGCTTTGCAGAGAGAATGCTTTGACCTCTTAA
- a CDS encoding nitroreductase family protein: MTHPIITDLNTRYTAKKYDAEKRVSAEDMAIIKEALRLSASSINSQPWKFIIIESDEAKQRFHNTFENMFQFNQPHAKEASHTILFAHDPKYTKEKFAKRADTEVSSGHLPAEMYEQFLGAYAFAEMNTDETGFNGNWTKSQVYIALGNIMHTLARLGISSTPMEGVDAAMIGEEFADELEGHVVDVALAIGFHKEGEDYNHGKPKARLALDEVVTTL, translated from the coding sequence ATGACTCATCCAATCATCACTGATTTAAACACTCGCTACACTGCAAAAAAATACGATGCTGAAAAACGTGTTTCTGCGGAAGACATGGCTATCATCAAAGAAGCACTTCGTTTATCGGCTTCTTCTATTAACTCTCAACCTTGGAAATTCATTATCATTGAGAGTGACGAAGCGAAGCAACGTTTCCACAATACTTTTGAAAACATGTTCCAGTTTAACCAACCGCATGCAAAAGAAGCGTCGCACACTATTCTTTTCGCTCACGATCCTAAGTACACAAAAGAAAAATTCGCTAAACGTGCTGACACTGAAGTAAGTTCAGGTCACCTACCAGCGGAAATGTACGAACAGTTCCTAGGTGCTTACGCATTCGCAGAAATGAACACAGATGAAACAGGTTTTAATGGTAACTGGACTAAGTCTCAGGTTTACATTGCACTTGGCAACATCATGCACACTCTTGCTCGTCTAGGCATCTCATCTACACCTATGGAGGGTGTTGACGCTGCAATGATCGGTGAAGAGTTCGCTGATGAACTTGAAGGTCACGTTGTTGATGTAGCGCTAGCAATCGGCTTCCATAAAGAAGGCGAAGACTACAACCACGGTAAACCAAAAGCTCGTCTAGCTCTTGATGAAGTGGTAACAACGCTTTAA
- a CDS encoding PTS mannitol transporter subunit IICBA, translating to MLSPEAKIKVQNFGRFLSNMVMPNIGAFIAWGFITALFIPTGWLPNETLASMVGPMITYLLPLLIGYTGGKMTGGDRGAVVGAITTMGVIVGTDIPMFMGAMIVGPLGGIAIKKFDEAVHGKVKSGFEMLVNNFSAGIIGMICAIIAFMAIGPAVKVLSSGLAAGVNVMVEAGALPLASIFVEPAKILFLNNAINHGIFSPLGIQQSEELGQSIFFLIEANPGPGLGLLLAYMVFGKGNAKQSAAGASIIHFFGGIHEIYFPYVLMNPRLILAVIAGGMAGVFTNVVFASGLLSPASPGSIIAILLLTPKASFVGVILSVIAATGTSFLVASLLMKTQGDAGEDEGSLEKASSAMKDMKASSKGQVTGQAVDMSNVNAIYVACDAGMGSSAMGAGLLRKKVEAAGLDIHVTNLAINNLPADSQIVVTHKDLTDRARKHATSAVHISLNNFLDGHVYDNLIVELIEAQTGEVKAVAPVTEEEPQGTLTLTSDNIFLGMKPTSKQDAIKFAGEQLVKLGNVAPEYVEGMFAREELVTTYLGESIAVPHGTIEAKQYVQKTGIVFCQYPEGIQWGEDEDDIAKLVIGIAAQGDEHNMVLMAITNSLDDEEAIECLKSTSNPEDVLRILNGK from the coding sequence ATGCTATCTCCAGAAGCGAAGATCAAGGTTCAAAACTTTGGTCGTTTTCTATCCAACATGGTGATGCCAAACATCGGCGCATTTATTGCGTGGGGTTTCATTACTGCTCTATTCATTCCAACGGGTTGGTTGCCTAACGAAACGTTAGCATCAATGGTTGGTCCAATGATCACATACCTACTACCACTCTTGATTGGTTACACTGGTGGTAAGATGACAGGTGGCGACCGTGGTGCGGTTGTCGGTGCTATCACCACCATGGGTGTTATCGTTGGTACTGATATCCCAATGTTCATGGGCGCGATGATTGTTGGTCCACTCGGTGGTATCGCAATCAAGAAATTCGATGAAGCTGTTCACGGTAAAGTGAAGAGCGGTTTCGAAATGCTTGTGAATAACTTCTCTGCCGGCATTATTGGTATGATCTGCGCCATCATTGCCTTCATGGCAATTGGCCCTGCAGTGAAAGTGCTTTCTTCTGGTCTTGCGGCTGGTGTGAACGTAATGGTTGAAGCAGGTGCTCTCCCTCTTGCATCAATTTTCGTTGAACCTGCAAAAATCCTTTTCTTAAATAACGCTATTAACCACGGTATTTTCTCACCACTTGGTATTCAGCAGTCAGAAGAACTTGGTCAATCAATCTTCTTCCTTATTGAAGCAAACCCAGGTCCGGGTCTTGGTCTTCTTCTAGCGTACATGGTATTTGGTAAAGGTAATGCTAAGCAATCTGCGGCTGGTGCATCTATCATCCACTTCTTCGGTGGTATCCACGAAATTTACTTCCCATACGTGCTAATGAACCCTCGTTTAATCCTTGCTGTTATCGCAGGTGGTATGGCTGGTGTATTCACAAACGTAGTGTTTGCTTCAGGTCTTTTATCTCCAGCATCTCCAGGTTCAATTATCGCTATCTTGCTTCTTACTCCGAAAGCATCATTTGTTGGCGTAATTCTTTCTGTAATCGCTGCAACAGGTACTTCTTTCCTAGTCGCATCTCTTCTAATGAAGACACAAGGTGATGCTGGTGAAGATGAAGGTTCACTAGAGAAAGCATCAAGTGCAATGAAAGACATGAAAGCTTCTTCTAAAGGTCAAGTGACTGGTCAAGCGGTTGATATGTCTAACGTGAACGCTATCTACGTTGCTTGTGATGCAGGTATGGGTTCAAGTGCAATGGGTGCTGGTCTACTACGTAAGAAAGTGGAAGCGGCAGGGTTAGACATTCACGTAACCAACCTTGCTATCAACAATTTGCCTGCAGACTCTCAGATTGTTGTGACTCACAAAGATTTAACTGACCGTGCTCGTAAGCACGCGACATCAGCGGTGCATATTTCATTGAATAACTTCTTAGACGGTCATGTATACGACAACCTAATTGTTGAATTAATTGAAGCGCAAACCGGTGAAGTGAAAGCAGTAGCTCCGGTTACAGAAGAAGAGCCTCAAGGCACGCTAACACTAACAAGCGATAACATCTTTTTAGGCATGAAGCCGACGTCAAAACAAGACGCTATTAAGTTTGCCGGAGAGCAACTAGTGAAGCTTGGTAACGTTGCTCCAGAATATGTTGAAGGCATGTTTGCCCGTGAAGAGCTTGTAACGACTTACCTTGGTGAATCAATCGCAGTGCCTCACGGTACTATCGAAGCTAAACAGTACGTACAGAAAACAGGCATCGTTTTCTGTCAATACCCTGAAGGTATTCAGTGGGGCGAAGATGAAGATGATATCGCTAAGCTTGTTATTGGTATCGCGGCTCAAGGTGATGAGCACAACATGGTGCTGATGGCTATTACGAATTCACTTGATGACGAAGAAGCAATTGAGTGTTTGAAGTCTACATCTAACCCTGAAGATGTACTTCGAATCCTCAACGGTAAGTAA
- a CDS encoding mannitol-1-phosphate 5-dehydrogenase — protein MKALHFGAGNIGRGFIGKLLADAGIAVTFADVNETVVNALIERNEYPVKIVGEECVVEVVKNVTAVNSATGAVVDSIAESDLVTTAVGPTVLKIISKSIAQGIEKRAAANNTSPMNIIAAENMVRGTSQLKAAVLEHLSDEMKAFTEAHIGFVDSAVDRIVPPAEAGETDPLAVTVETFSEWIVDQTQFKGEIPNIPGMECTDNLMAFVERKLFTLNTGHLITAYQGVLAGHETIKDAIENDVIRAEVTAAMEESGAVLIKRYGFDPEAHATYIQKILGRFANPFLRDEVDRVGRQPIRKLSPQDRLIKPLNGTLEYNLPNGHLLNGIAAAFLYKNEDDPQAVELQAMFAEKGFVETLAHYSELNSDSEVVKLAEQAYLALK, from the coding sequence ATGAAAGCGTTACATTTTGGTGCAGGTAACATCGGTCGCGGTTTTATTGGTAAATTACTAGCAGATGCAGGCATCGCAGTAACATTCGCAGACGTAAATGAAACGGTTGTGAATGCACTAATTGAACGTAATGAGTACCCAGTAAAAATCGTTGGTGAAGAGTGCGTTGTAGAAGTGGTTAAAAACGTTACTGCGGTTAATTCAGCAACTGGTGCCGTCGTGGACAGCATTGCAGAGTCTGATTTAGTTACGACAGCGGTTGGTCCAACGGTTCTGAAGATTATTTCAAAATCGATTGCTCAAGGTATCGAGAAGCGTGCTGCAGCAAACAATACGTCACCAATGAACATCATTGCTGCTGAAAACATGGTTCGTGGTACGAGCCAATTAAAAGCTGCCGTTTTAGAGCACCTTTCTGATGAAATGAAAGCGTTCACTGAAGCACACATTGGTTTTGTTGATTCAGCAGTAGACCGTATTGTACCGCCTGCAGAAGCGGGTGAAACCGATCCCCTAGCAGTAACCGTTGAAACATTCAGCGAGTGGATTGTTGACCAAACTCAATTCAAAGGTGAGATCCCAAACATTCCTGGAATGGAATGCACAGATAACCTAATGGCGTTTGTTGAGCGTAAGCTGTTTACTCTTAATACTGGTCACTTAATCACGGCTTACCAAGGTGTATTAGCCGGTCATGAAACGATTAAAGATGCGATTGAAAATGATGTAATTCGCGCAGAAGTGACGGCAGCAATGGAAGAGAGTGGCGCAGTATTGATTAAGCGTTACGGTTTTGACCCAGAAGCGCACGCTACTTACATTCAAAAAATCCTAGGTCGTTTTGCGAACCCGTTCTTACGTGATGAAGTAGATAGAGTTGGTCGTCAGCCAATTCGTAAATTGAGCCCTCAAGATCGTTTAATCAAGCCATTAAATGGTACTCTAGAATACAACCTTCCGAATGGGCACCTCTTGAACGGTATTGCAGCTGCATTCCTTTACAAGAATGAAGATGACCCTCAAGCGGTTGAACTTCAAGCAATGTTTGCTGAAAAAGGCTTCGTTGAGACATTAGCGCATTATTCTGAGCTGAATAGTGACTCAGAAGTTGTTAAACTAGCAGAACAAGCTTACTTAGCCTTGAAATGA